The Oncorhynchus tshawytscha isolate Ot180627B linkage group LG05, Otsh_v2.0, whole genome shotgun sequence genome includes a window with the following:
- the LOC112251146 gene encoding uncharacterized protein LOC112251146 isoform X1, producing MEKGAGRQRGGEEEEILELEETGAAGQWRETEVLALLSVWGELGAAQHSGVCSRATFECISEQLKRLSVLRGWRECQAQCRRLGLQGRKAEQPGTSINYSQGEAAMMDTQMNQSDWEEKEDLTSEKEAHSSSVIIQEGGLCQILHEALPYAQYLGPEGGRHWTDEEVRALLSVWSDRHVRQRLKGTLRNKAIFQEMARCMHRGFGVVRNWKQCRTKYKNLKYEYKTAKSAQDAAGSSGSGPGRYMKFFDEVEAIVLDRGFEGCQDMQRGPEGDQGAGRLGLLEGKTQSKEPEGDLVIEIDDDDNSDDYELDTDQNQRESGVHLSPLDQSSSEQFHVVTVSDTGRNWSDQEVHALIQVWSEEGVCRQLESSTRKRDIFVQISCRLLQQGVERDWKQCHTKYKNLKYLYRSLQRGRADSTDPRRLMRFYDEVDAILTRSDSGPAMGYEEQAEAGAILAGAMMGFEDDTDAMTCPVNSYTAQSYEVIPKNEDKQTHTDNSDTDKRQDLTAKRGLKRKALIQETCRIVKKNDTGSSCAESIDFQCKLEEEQNIPITEINSVYSMAAYVRQKQVFRLSTNMAPASVLKLGQKLNEGKTKQIFELVDEPGHVLVQSKDQITAGNAVRKDQMEGKAAIANRTTSCVFKLLQEAGIKTAFVRQQSETAFVAAHCEMIPIEWVCRRVATGSFLKRNPGVKEGYRFSPLKMEMFFKDDANNDPQWSEEQLLETKFSLAGLNIGRCEVDIMNRSTVAIFEVLERAWATQNCTLVDMKIEFGVNVHTKEIVLADVIDNDSWRLWPAGDRSQQKDKQVYRDLKEVTTEAMQMVKKNFEWVSERVKLLLEPKACGRVVVLMGSTSDLAHCEKIRKACGSYGIHCVLRVTSAHKGPDETLRIKAEYEGDGVPTVFVAVAGRSNGLGPVMSGNTAYPVINCPPITPDWGAQDIWSSLRMPSGLGCSTVLSPDAAAQFAAQIFGLSDHLVWSKLRASMLNTWVSLKQADKKLQACSL from the exons ATGGAGAAAGGAGCAGGGAGACaaagaggaggtgaagaggaggagattcTAGAGTTGGAGGAGACAGGTGCAGCAGGGCAGTGGAGGGAAACGGAGGTGCTGGCTCTTCTGTCAGTGTGGGGGGAGCTGGGAGCAGCTCAGCATTCAGGTGTATGCAGTAGAGCCACATTTGAATGCATCTCAGAGCAGCTGAAAAGGCTGAGCGTGCTGCGTGGCTGGAGGGAATGCCAGGCCCAGTGCAGGAGGCTGGGACTTCAGGGCAGGAAGGCTGAACAGCCAGGCACATCCATCAACTACAGCCAGGGGGAAGCAGCCATGATGGACACCCAAATGAACCAAAGTGACTGGGAGGAAAAGGAGGATCTTACCAGTGAGAAAGAGGCTCACTCTTCCTCAGTCATAATACAGGAAG GAGGCCTGTGTCAGATTCTTCACGAGGCTCTCCCTTATGCCCAATACTTGGGCCCTGAGGGGGGCCGCCATTGGACAGATGAGGAGGTGCGAGCTCTGCTTTCTGTCTGGTCTGACCGCCACGTCCGCCAACGCCTCAAAGGAACGTTACGCAACAAGGCCATCTTCCAGGAGATGGCCCGCTGCATGCATAGGGGCTTCGGAGTGGTGCGCAACTGGAAACAATGCCGCACTAAATACAAGAACCTCAAGTATGAGTACAAGACAGCCAAGAGTGCCCAGGACGCTGCAGGCAGCAGTGGAAGTGGCCCAGGAAGGTACATGAAGTTCTTTGATGAGGTAGAGGCCATAGTGCTGGACAGGGGATTTGAAGGGTGCCAGGATATGCAGAGAGGACCTGAAGGGGACCAGGGAGCTGGGCGGCTGGGCCTTCTGGAAGGCAAGACTCAGTCTAAAGAACCTGAAGGAGACCTGGTCATTGAGATAGACGATG ATGACAACAGTGACGATTATGAGCTAGACACAGACCAAAACCAAAGGGAATCAG GAGTCCATCTATCACCATTGGATCAATCTAGCTCCGAGCAGTTCCACGTGGTAACGGTGTCTGACACAGGCCGGAACTGGAGTGACCAGGAGGTGCATGCTCTGATCCAGGTGTGGTCGGAGGAGGGTGTGTGCAGGCAGCTGGAGAGCTCCACCAGGAAGAGGGATATCTTTGTGCAGATCTCCTGCCGGCTTCTGCAGCAGGGGGTGGAGCGCGACTGGAAGCAGTGTCACACCAAATACAAGAACCTCAAGTACCTGTATCGCTCCCTACAGAGGGGCAGGGCTGACAGCACAGACCCACGCCGTCTCATGAGGTTCTATGATGAGGTGGATGCCATTTTGACCAGGTCGGATAGTGGACCTGCCATGGGATATGAGGAACAAGCAGAGGCTGGCGCCATTTTGGCTGGGGCCATGATGGGGTTTGAGGATGACACAGATGCCATGACTTGTCCAGTTAACTCTTACACAGCTCAAAGCTATGAGGTTATCCCAAAGAATgaggacaaacaaacacacacag ACAATTCTGATACCGATAAAAGACAGGATCTGACTGCAAAAAGAGGACTGAAAAGGAAAGCATTGATTCAAG AAACCTGTAGAATTGTGAAGAAAAATGATACTGGGAGCAGCTGTGCTGAGAGTATTGATTTCCAGTGCAAATTGGAGGAGGAACAAAACATTCCCATTACAGAGATCAACTCAGTCTACTCAATGGCAGCTTATGTCCGACAAAAACAG GTTTTCAGATTATCTACCAACATGGCACCTGCATCAG TGCTGAAACTTGGACAGAAACTAAATGAGGGAAAGACCAAGCAGATATTCGAGCTCGTGGATGAGCCAGGCCATGTTCTGGTCCAGTCCAAGGACCAAATCACGGCCGGGAATGCGGTGAGGAAGGACCAGATGGAGGGTAAGGCCGCGATAGCAAACAGAACCACGAGCTGTGTTTTCAAGCTACTGCAGGAAGCGG GCATTAAGACAGCCTTTGTAAGGCAGCAGTCGGAGACTGCGTTCGTGGCGGCCCACTGTGAGATGATCCCCATTGAGTGGGTCTGCCGGCGGGTGGCTACTGGATCCTTCCTGAAGAGGAACCCAGGCGTCAAGGAGGGCTACAGGTTCTCCCCTCTGAAAATGGAGATGTTCTTCAAG GATGATGCCAACAATGACCCTCAGTGGTCGGAGGAGCAGCTGCTGGAGACTAAGTTCTCTCTGGCTGGGCTCAACATCGGCCGCTGTGAGGTGGACATCATGAACCGCAGCACTGTTGCCATCTTTGAGGTTCTGGAGAGGGCCTGGGCCACCCAGAACTGCACACTGGTGGACATGAAG ATTGAGTTTGGTGTGAATGTGCACACCAAAGAAATTGTGCTTGCTGATGTGATTGACAATGATTCCTGGAGGCTGTGGCCTGCGGGAGATCGGAGTCAGCAGAAAGACAAACAG GTGTACCGGGACCTGAAGGAGGTGACTACTGAGGCCATGCAGATGGTGAAGAAAAACTTTGAGTGGGTCTCTGAAAGAGTGAAG CTTCTGCTGGAGCCCAAGGCCTGTGGCAGAGTGGTGGTTCTGATGGGCTCCACCTCTGACCTAGCCCACTGTGAGAAGATCAGGAAGGCCTGTGGCTCCTACGGAATCCACTGTGTCCTCCGAGTCACCTCTGCACACAAAGGACCAGACGAGACTCTTCGCATCAAAGCTGAATACGAAG GAGACGGAGTACCAACTGTGTTTGTGGCTGTGGCGGGCAGAAGCAATGGCCTTGGTCCAGTGATGTCAGGAAACACCGCCTACCCAGTCATCAATTGCCCTCCTATCACCCCTGACTGGGGGGCACAGGACATCTGGTCATCTCTTCGCATGCCCAGCG GTCTTGGCTGCTCCACAGTCCTCTCCCCTGACGCTGCAGCCCAGTTTGCAGCTCAGATCTTTGGGCTCAGTGACCACCTGGTGTGGTCCAAACTGCGGGCCTCCATGCTCAACACCTGGGTGTCTCTGAAGCAGGCTGACAAGAAGCTGCAGGCCTGTAGCCTGTAA
- the LOC112251146 gene encoding multifunctional protein ADE2-like isoform X2, translating into MAPASVLKLGQKLNEGKTKQIFELVDEPGHVLVQSKDQITAGNAVRKDQMEGKAAIANRTTSCVFKLLQEAGIKTAFVRQQSETAFVAAHCEMIPIEWVCRRVATGSFLKRNPGVKEGYRFSPLKMEMFFKDDANNDPQWSEEQLLETKFSLAGLNIGRCEVDIMNRSTVAIFEVLERAWATQNCTLVDMKIEFGVNVHTKEIVLADVIDNDSWRLWPAGDRSQQKDKQVYRDLKEVTTEAMQMVKKNFEWVSERVKLLLEPKACGRVVVLMGSTSDLAHCEKIRKACGSYGIHCVLRVTSAHKGPDETLRIKAEYEGDGVPTVFVAVAGRSNGLGPVMSGNTAYPVINCPPITPDWGAQDIWSSLRMPSGLGCSTVLSPDAAAQFAAQIFGLSDHLVWSKLRASMLNTWVSLKQADKKLQACSL; encoded by the exons ATGGCACCTGCATCAG TGCTGAAACTTGGACAGAAACTAAATGAGGGAAAGACCAAGCAGATATTCGAGCTCGTGGATGAGCCAGGCCATGTTCTGGTCCAGTCCAAGGACCAAATCACGGCCGGGAATGCGGTGAGGAAGGACCAGATGGAGGGTAAGGCCGCGATAGCAAACAGAACCACGAGCTGTGTTTTCAAGCTACTGCAGGAAGCGG GCATTAAGACAGCCTTTGTAAGGCAGCAGTCGGAGACTGCGTTCGTGGCGGCCCACTGTGAGATGATCCCCATTGAGTGGGTCTGCCGGCGGGTGGCTACTGGATCCTTCCTGAAGAGGAACCCAGGCGTCAAGGAGGGCTACAGGTTCTCCCCTCTGAAAATGGAGATGTTCTTCAAG GATGATGCCAACAATGACCCTCAGTGGTCGGAGGAGCAGCTGCTGGAGACTAAGTTCTCTCTGGCTGGGCTCAACATCGGCCGCTGTGAGGTGGACATCATGAACCGCAGCACTGTTGCCATCTTTGAGGTTCTGGAGAGGGCCTGGGCCACCCAGAACTGCACACTGGTGGACATGAAG ATTGAGTTTGGTGTGAATGTGCACACCAAAGAAATTGTGCTTGCTGATGTGATTGACAATGATTCCTGGAGGCTGTGGCCTGCGGGAGATCGGAGTCAGCAGAAAGACAAACAG GTGTACCGGGACCTGAAGGAGGTGACTACTGAGGCCATGCAGATGGTGAAGAAAAACTTTGAGTGGGTCTCTGAAAGAGTGAAG CTTCTGCTGGAGCCCAAGGCCTGTGGCAGAGTGGTGGTTCTGATGGGCTCCACCTCTGACCTAGCCCACTGTGAGAAGATCAGGAAGGCCTGTGGCTCCTACGGAATCCACTGTGTCCTCCGAGTCACCTCTGCACACAAAGGACCAGACGAGACTCTTCGCATCAAAGCTGAATACGAAG GAGACGGAGTACCAACTGTGTTTGTGGCTGTGGCGGGCAGAAGCAATGGCCTTGGTCCAGTGATGTCAGGAAACACCGCCTACCCAGTCATCAATTGCCCTCCTATCACCCCTGACTGGGGGGCACAGGACATCTGGTCATCTCTTCGCATGCCCAGCG GTCTTGGCTGCTCCACAGTCCTCTCCCCTGACGCTGCAGCCCAGTTTGCAGCTCAGATCTTTGGGCTCAGTGACCACCTGGTGTGGTCCAAACTGCGGGCCTCCATGCTCAACACCTGGGTGTCTCTGAAGCAGGCTGACAAGAAGCTGCAGGCCTGTAGCCTGTAA